In Pseudomonas fakonensis, one DNA window encodes the following:
- a CDS encoding type II toxin-antitoxin system Phd/YefM family antitoxin gives MVRSFSAKLKEVTSGEQSHLVIFKDNEPAAVLVGVDAFQAMRDELEDLRAELLAIQRLSSLDEQNTVSLEDMEARFK, from the coding sequence ATGGTCCGCAGTTTCAGCGCGAAATTGAAGGAAGTGACCAGTGGCGAGCAGTCGCACCTGGTGATTTTCAAGGACAACGAGCCAGCAGCCGTATTGGTTGGCGTCGACGCCTTCCAGGCGATGCGCGACGAACTCGAAGACCTGCGTGCCGAGCTGCTGGCCATCCAACGCCTGTCCAGCCTGGACGAACAGAACACCGTGAGCCTCGAGGACATGGAGGCTCGCTTCAAATAG